One Thioclava electrotropha DNA segment encodes these proteins:
- the dapA gene encoding 4-hydroxy-tetrahydrodipicolinate synthase produces the protein MFKGSLPALVTPFKDGELDLDTLKKLVEWHIDQGSHGLVPVGTTGESPTVSHAEHMTVITEVVKAAKGRIPIIAGAGSNSTAEGVRLIQHAAETGADAALVVTPYYNKPTQRGMIEHYRALHDACELPIVIYNIPGRSVIDMIPETMGELAKLPRIVGVKDATGKLERVSMQRATCGPDFIQLSGEDATALGFNAHGGVGCISVTANVAPKLCAEFQEATLAGDYAKALSYQDKLMPLHMAIFLEPGVAGAKYAMSKLGMCSAEVRLPLTELLPETKTAIDAAMAHAGLI, from the coding sequence ATGTTCAAAGGGTCTCTTCCCGCACTGGTCACGCCGTTCAAGGACGGCGAACTGGATTTGGACACGCTCAAGAAACTCGTCGAGTGGCATATCGACCAGGGCAGCCACGGCCTCGTGCCGGTCGGCACCACCGGTGAAAGCCCGACGGTGAGCCATGCCGAGCATATGACCGTCATCACCGAGGTCGTGAAAGCCGCGAAGGGCCGTATCCCGATCATCGCGGGCGCGGGCTCGAACTCGACCGCCGAAGGCGTCCGTCTGATCCAGCACGCGGCCGAAACCGGGGCCGATGCGGCGCTCGTCGTTACGCCCTATTACAACAAGCCGACGCAGCGCGGCATGATCGAGCATTACCGCGCGCTGCACGATGCCTGCGAACTGCCGATCGTGATCTACAACATTCCCGGCCGCTCGGTGATTGACATGATCCCCGAGACGATGGGCGAATTGGCCAAGCTGCCGCGCATCGTCGGTGTGAAGGACGCGACCGGCAAGCTGGAGCGTGTCTCAATGCAGCGCGCGACCTGCGGTCCCGATTTCATCCAGCTGTCCGGTGAAGACGCGACCGCGCTCGGCTTCAACGCGCATGGCGGCGTGGGCTGCATCTCGGTGACTGCGAATGTCGCGCCGAAGCTGTGTGCCGAGTTCCAAGAGGCGACGCTTGCGGGCGATTACGCCAAAGCGCTGAGCTATCAGGACAAGCTGATGCCGCTGCACATGGCGATCTTCCTCGAGCCGGGCGTCGCGGGCGCGAAATACGCGATGTCGAAGCTGGGCATGTGCTCGGCCGAAGTGCGTCTGCCGCTGACCGAGCTTCTGCCCGAGACTAAGACCGCGATCGACGCCGCGATGGCGCATGCCGGTCTGATCTGA